One region of Demequina sp. TMPB413 genomic DNA includes:
- the rlmN gene encoding 23S rRNA (adenine(2503)-C(2))-methyltransferase RlmN, with translation MAAPKRGKPPAHFADLVPEERTAAVKELGQPAFRASQLTTHYFTHLTVDPDEMSDLPAAARDTMAASLFPPLMTQVRTLEADKGATVKTLWSLHDGVKVESVLMKYPGRATLCVTSQAGCGMACPFCATGQMGLTRNLSTAEIVEQVRLAARAARDGALGEEVRLSNVVFMGMGEPLANYKAVLATVRALVAPQPQGFGLSARHVTVSTVGLVPAMDRLTREGIPVTLALSLHAPDDELRSELVPINTRWSVDEALDAARRYFDATGRRVSIEYALIRDINDQAHRADLLGRKLLARGTGWVHVNPIPLNPTPGSKWTASDPKVEQAFVDTLAAHGIPVTIRDTRGSDIDGACGQLAIKEDT, from the coding sequence ATGGCAGCGCCCAAGCGCGGGAAGCCTCCCGCCCACTTCGCCGATCTCGTACCTGAAGAGCGCACCGCTGCCGTCAAGGAGCTGGGGCAGCCTGCCTTCAGGGCGTCGCAGCTGACTACGCACTACTTCACGCACCTCACCGTCGACCCCGACGAGATGAGCGACTTGCCAGCGGCCGCCCGCGACACGATGGCGGCGTCACTGTTCCCTCCCCTCATGACACAGGTGCGCACTCTTGAGGCCGACAAGGGCGCCACGGTCAAGACGCTGTGGAGCCTTCACGACGGCGTCAAGGTCGAATCGGTCCTGATGAAGTACCCCGGCCGCGCGACGCTCTGCGTCACAAGTCAAGCGGGATGCGGGATGGCTTGCCCGTTCTGCGCGACGGGCCAAATGGGATTGACCCGCAACTTGTCCACCGCCGAGATCGTCGAGCAGGTCCGTCTTGCGGCGAGAGCCGCACGGGATGGCGCGCTTGGCGAGGAGGTGCGGCTGTCGAACGTCGTCTTCATGGGTATGGGCGAGCCGCTCGCGAACTATAAGGCAGTGCTCGCCACCGTGCGTGCGCTCGTGGCACCACAGCCTCAAGGCTTCGGCCTGTCAGCCCGCCATGTGACCGTCTCGACCGTCGGTCTTGTTCCCGCGATGGACCGTCTCACGAGGGAAGGCATCCCCGTCACGCTTGCGCTGTCCCTCCACGCGCCAGACGACGAACTTCGCAGCGAACTGGTGCCAATCAACACCCGCTGGAGCGTGGACGAGGCACTCGACGCTGCGCGGCGCTACTTCGACGCCACCGGCAGGCGCGTGAGCATCGAGTACGCGCTGATCAGAGACATCAACGATCAAGCTCACCGCGCTGACCTGTTGGGTCGAAAGCTCCTCGCGCGTGGCACCGGTTGGGTCCACGTCAACCCCATCCCGCTGAACCCCACCCCTGGTAGCAAGTGGACGGCGTCCGACCCCAAGGTCGAACAGGCTTTCGTCGACACGCTCGCCGCTCACGGAATACCCGTCACCATCCGCGATACTCGTGGCAGTGATATCGATGGTGCATGCGGCCAGTTGGCCATCAAGGAGGACACATGA
- the dxr gene encoding 1-deoxy-D-xylulose-5-phosphate reductoisomerase, with protein sequence MTLRTVALLGSTGSIGTQALDVIGRNPDRFEVTALAAGGSDPAALAAQVAATRPGMVAVADAGAVADVRDAMAAAGVSDIQVVGGPQAVVEVAGYGADVVLNGITGSVGLRPSLAALEAGSSLALANKESLVAGGALVKAALKRPDQIVPVDSEHSALAQAMRGGARSEVKRLVLTASGGAFRGLSRAELAGVTVQRALKHPNWDMGPVVTINSASLVNKALEVIEAHWLFDMPYSQIDVVIHPQSIVHSMVEFVDGSTIAQASPPDMRLPIAWGLGWPDRVPEAAPGLDWTTASAWHFEPVDDEAFPAIALARSAAAESDLHPAVFNAANEQCVAAFVAGRLPFLAIVDTVRAVVEEYVWPGEVSLDAVDAAESWARARADALIAAR encoded by the coding sequence GTGACCCTGAGAACTGTGGCGCTGCTGGGATCGACAGGTTCCATCGGCACTCAGGCGCTCGACGTGATCGGGCGCAATCCTGACCGCTTTGAAGTCACCGCGCTTGCCGCTGGCGGCAGTGATCCTGCGGCGCTCGCGGCCCAGGTTGCCGCCACGCGGCCGGGGATGGTCGCAGTGGCCGACGCTGGCGCAGTCGCCGACGTGCGGGACGCGATGGCCGCGGCGGGCGTCTCCGATATCCAGGTGGTGGGAGGGCCGCAGGCCGTCGTGGAAGTGGCAGGCTATGGAGCCGACGTGGTGCTCAACGGCATCACGGGTTCCGTGGGGTTGCGCCCGAGTCTCGCCGCACTGGAGGCTGGCTCTTCGCTCGCGCTCGCCAACAAGGAGTCGCTCGTGGCGGGCGGTGCGTTGGTGAAGGCTGCGTTGAAGCGTCCCGATCAGATAGTGCCGGTCGACTCCGAGCATTCTGCGCTCGCGCAGGCCATGCGCGGCGGCGCGCGCTCAGAGGTGAAGCGGCTCGTGCTCACGGCCTCTGGGGGTGCGTTCAGGGGCCTCAGCCGCGCCGAACTGGCCGGGGTCACGGTCCAGCGGGCGCTCAAGCACCCCAATTGGGACATGGGGCCCGTCGTGACCATCAACTCGGCGAGCCTCGTCAACAAGGCGCTCGAGGTCATCGAGGCACACTGGCTCTTCGACATGCCCTACAGCCAGATCGACGTGGTGATTCACCCGCAATCGATCGTCCACTCGATGGTTGAGTTCGTCGATGGCTCCACGATCGCGCAGGCCTCGCCGCCCGACATGAGGCTACCGATCGCCTGGGGCCTCGGCTGGCCCGACCGCGTCCCCGAGGCGGCGCCCGGACTGGACTGGACCACCGCGTCGGCGTGGCACTTCGAGCCGGTAGATGACGAGGCCTTTCCCGCGATAGCCCTCGCCCGTAGCGCTGCGGCGGAATCCGACCTCCATCCCGCCGTCTTCAACGCGGCCAACGAGCAGTGCGTCGCGGCCTTCGTGGCTGGCAGACTGCCTTTTCTGGCGATTGTCGACACCGTTCGCGCGGTGGTCGAGGAGTACGTGTGGCCCGGCGAGGTGTCGCTCGATGCCGTCGATGCCGCCGAGTCTTGGGCTCGTGCGAGAGCCGACGCCCTCATCGCTGCCAGGTAG
- a CDS encoding RIP metalloprotease gives MLQVLFIVLFAVGLMLSIALHELGHLIPAKRFGVKVSEYFVGFGSTLFSRQRGETTYGIKAFPLGGYVRLVGMVPPGDAVKPVKVRGWMRDLIDDARTASEAEIGADRDRAFYRLSWWKKAIVMAGGPVVNLVLAALLFTVVFSGIGSHVQTLTVRDTVACVPPAGTVDCAPGDEESPAVTAGIQPGDVFVAVDGIPTESWADVADYVSQRPGEPVELTMSRGGETVELSLTPAPRQVVAGDGSAAVDTVGYMGVYSQTQRERQPLTSGIEVTGDYIAQTAVVITQLPQQLWHISRAALRLEERSQESVMGLVGVGRVAGDVGANDNEGVTNLDKVAQLLLLLGGLNLALFVFNMIPLVPLDGGHIASAFWQAIKNAWARSRHLAHPAPVDVARMMPLAYSVFGVLIVMSLVLVFADIVAPVRLT, from the coding sequence ATGCTCCAGGTGCTCTTCATCGTGCTGTTCGCGGTCGGTCTCATGCTTTCGATCGCCCTCCACGAACTGGGCCACCTCATCCCTGCCAAGCGCTTCGGCGTCAAGGTCAGCGAGTACTTCGTCGGTTTCGGCTCGACCTTGTTCTCTCGCCAGCGAGGCGAAACCACCTACGGCATCAAGGCCTTCCCTCTAGGTGGGTACGTGCGCTTGGTGGGCATGGTGCCGCCGGGGGACGCGGTCAAGCCCGTCAAGGTGCGCGGCTGGATGCGTGACCTCATCGATGACGCGAGGACCGCCTCAGAGGCAGAGATCGGTGCGGACCGAGACCGCGCCTTCTACCGCTTGTCGTGGTGGAAGAAGGCGATCGTCATGGCGGGCGGGCCCGTGGTGAACCTTGTGCTCGCCGCGCTGCTCTTCACGGTCGTCTTCTCGGGAATCGGGTCCCACGTGCAGACGCTGACCGTGCGCGACACGGTGGCTTGCGTCCCGCCAGCAGGCACCGTCGACTGCGCGCCCGGAGATGAGGAGTCTCCAGCGGTGACCGCTGGGATCCAGCCGGGCGATGTCTTTGTCGCGGTTGACGGTATCCCTACCGAGTCCTGGGCCGACGTCGCAGACTACGTCTCCCAGCGACCAGGCGAGCCCGTCGAACTGACCATGAGCAGGGGCGGCGAAACCGTGGAACTGTCGCTCACGCCAGCGCCACGACAGGTAGTTGCTGGAGACGGCTCTGCGGCGGTCGACACCGTCGGATACATGGGCGTGTACTCGCAGACGCAGCGCGAGCGGCAGCCGCTCACATCGGGCATCGAAGTGACGGGCGACTATATCGCTCAGACAGCGGTCGTGATCACGCAGTTGCCACAGCAGTTGTGGCACATCTCGCGAGCGGCGCTCCGTCTCGAGGAGAGGTCTCAAGAGTCGGTGATGGGTCTGGTCGGCGTCGGCCGGGTGGCCGGAGACGTCGGCGCGAACGACAACGAGGGCGTGACCAACCTCGACAAGGTCGCGCAACTGCTGTTGCTACTCGGCGGCCTGAACCTCGCTCTGTTCGTTTTCAACATGATTCCGCTGGTCCCGCTCGATGGTGGCCACATCGCGTCGGCATTCTGGCAGGCCATCAAGAACGCGTGGGCGCGCTCCCGACACCTTGCCCACCCAGCTCCTGTCGACGTGGCCCGCATGATGCCTCTGGCCTATTCGGTGTTCGGAGTGCTCATCGTGATGAGCCTGGTTCTGGTCTTCGCTGACATCGTCGCTCCGGTGCGTCTCACGTAG
- a CDS encoding FliA/WhiG family RNA polymerase sigma factor — protein MTTQEADLDTLVVVHPMAATWEVLATGDAAARLDARDQLITHYAPLVTQIATRMIGRLPDSVELADLVSYGMFGLIDAIEKFEVGRGFKFETYAATRVRGSIIDELRAADWVPRSVRSKARAVETATRNLEQHLLRQVTDSDVAEELGWATSEVRTVRAQVALSHIGALDSLGVGDDTTSIENVAALAVPGASSSVEVREAHALLATAVQGVRDREQQVLHLYYYENLTLAQIGQILGVTESRVSQIHSAAVKKLRESLEQTGAFA, from the coding sequence ATGACCACGCAAGAAGCAGACCTCGACACGCTTGTCGTCGTCCATCCGATGGCGGCTACCTGGGAAGTGCTGGCCACGGGAGACGCGGCAGCCCGCCTCGACGCACGCGATCAACTCATCACGCACTACGCCCCCCTCGTGACGCAGATCGCGACCCGCATGATCGGCCGACTGCCTGACTCGGTCGAACTCGCCGACCTCGTCTCCTATGGAATGTTCGGGCTGATCGATGCCATCGAGAAGTTCGAGGTGGGCAGAGGCTTCAAGTTCGAGACCTATGCGGCGACGAGGGTGCGCGGCTCGATCATCGACGAGTTGCGCGCCGCCGACTGGGTGCCGAGGTCCGTGCGATCGAAGGCGCGGGCGGTAGAGACGGCTACCCGCAACCTCGAACAACACTTGCTACGCCAGGTGACCGACAGCGACGTGGCAGAAGAACTGGGGTGGGCCACGTCGGAGGTACGTACGGTGCGTGCGCAGGTCGCGCTCAGCCACATCGGCGCCCTCGACTCACTCGGCGTGGGCGACGACACCACCTCGATCGAGAACGTCGCGGCGCTCGCGGTTCCAGGGGCGTCGTCGTCCGTCGAGGTGAGGGAAGCCCACGCCCTCCTCGCGACAGCAGTGCAGGGCGTTCGAGACCGCGAGCAGCAGGTACTCCACTTGTACTACTACGAGAACCTGACTCTCGCTCAGATCGGCCAGATCCTTGGCGTGACGGAGTCTCGGGTCTCCCAGATCCACTCGGCTGCCGTCAAGAAACTGCGCGAAAGCCTCGAGCAGACGGGCGCCTTTGCCTAG
- a CDS encoding M23 family metallopeptidase: MPLPHSSLRRAAVSFSLTLAVLGAAPASATATGPATAPVTGSPEATSERTTAPLLNPPVEPFTVTHLASLPQHDWLPGHRGIDLVASVGEPVGAPGAGEVSFVGIVVDRPIVSVRHQGGFVSSFEPVDPTVAVGDAVETGTPIGTVAAAPGHCAPDTCVHWGLRRDGRYVDPLDYVRGFGRIQLLPLAGAG, translated from the coding sequence ATGCCTCTACCGCACTCGAGTTTACGCCGGGCGGCCGTCTCCTTCTCCTTGACTCTCGCCGTGCTAGGGGCCGCGCCCGCGTCGGCCACCGCCACTGGGCCCGCGACCGCGCCCGTCACTGGTTCCCCTGAAGCGACGAGCGAGCGCACCACCGCACCGCTGCTCAATCCACCGGTCGAGCCGTTCACCGTGACCCACCTTGCCTCTTTGCCTCAGCACGATTGGCTGCCGGGGCATCGCGGCATCGACCTCGTCGCGTCGGTGGGCGAACCGGTCGGTGCGCCTGGCGCCGGGGAGGTGTCCTTCGTTGGAATCGTGGTCGACAGACCCATCGTGTCCGTTCGGCACCAAGGAGGGTTCGTCTCGTCTTTCGAGCCGGTGGATCCGACTGTCGCTGTCGGAGACGCCGTCGAGACGGGCACCCCTATCGGCACCGTCGCGGCCGCGCCAGGTCATTGTGCGCCAGACACGTGCGTGCACTGGGGCCTGCGGCGCGACGGTCGCTACGTCGATCCGCTCGACTACGTGCGCGGTTTCGGACGGATCCAACTGCTCCCGCTCGCTGGCGCGGGCTAG
- a CDS encoding phosphatidate cytidylyltransferase codes for MARDDAESTLPAGEENSNAEAGPTRPGKRQRAADLFSSHRYRALQLNAFERRKGGGVPEVSDYAPGDDAIDPPLTSDAPAARAAREVVPGTVHDDYGSMLAPVPFLPGELEADTVGEDADGARDEFARDGWTVAEAGSEQTGSVDDVVDGYSTEVLEGSAYAPQHEAAFQDDSAGVIPDVAPVAASRNFVVATGVGLLLFAVTLVSAWYHPVAFAVLLYGFCIAAVIEWKRALERHGRRVPIVPLIAATMGLGIATHYAKPEGLVVALLVGCAGIVAWRIGDERVENTLADSLAGVLTLLWVPFLASFLYLLELADDGWQRVFIVVLAVVGNDTGALVSGMWLGRHKLLERVSPAKTWEGAIGGVLLGTLVASGAAWYFFEGRWYIGAAVGAASAVAAVIGDLAESSLKRDIRVKDMSHALPGHGGILDRIDSLLFAAPVGYVVFAIFLGTLGGGGL; via the coding sequence ATGGCTCGCGACGACGCCGAGTCCACGCTTCCCGCAGGCGAGGAGAACTCGAATGCAGAGGCGGGTCCGACGCGTCCCGGTAAGCGGCAACGCGCGGCCGACCTCTTTTCTTCACACCGTTACCGTGCCCTGCAACTGAATGCCTTCGAGCGGCGAAAGGGCGGTGGGGTGCCAGAGGTGTCCGACTACGCACCCGGTGACGACGCCATCGATCCGCCGCTGACGTCGGACGCGCCGGCAGCGCGAGCAGCGCGAGAGGTCGTTCCTGGAACAGTTCATGACGACTACGGCAGCATGCTCGCGCCCGTCCCCTTCTTGCCAGGCGAGCTCGAGGCTGACACTGTCGGCGAGGATGCCGACGGCGCCAGGGACGAGTTCGCTCGCGACGGGTGGACTGTGGCAGAGGCAGGATCGGAGCAAACGGGCTCGGTGGACGACGTCGTCGACGGCTACTCGACCGAGGTGCTCGAGGGTTCTGCTTATGCCCCGCAACACGAAGCCGCCTTCCAAGACGACTCTGCAGGCGTCATCCCCGACGTCGCGCCCGTCGCGGCCTCACGGAACTTCGTCGTGGCGACCGGCGTCGGCCTGTTGCTCTTCGCCGTGACACTGGTGTCAGCGTGGTACCACCCGGTCGCCTTCGCCGTGCTGCTGTACGGCTTCTGCATCGCCGCGGTGATCGAATGGAAGAGGGCGCTTGAGAGGCATGGGCGCCGGGTGCCTATTGTTCCGCTCATCGCGGCGACGATGGGGCTAGGGATCGCCACGCATTACGCGAAACCAGAAGGCCTCGTCGTGGCGCTGCTGGTGGGTTGTGCAGGGATCGTGGCGTGGCGCATCGGCGATGAACGGGTCGAGAACACCCTGGCAGATTCCCTCGCCGGCGTCTTGACCCTGTTGTGGGTGCCCTTCCTTGCGTCGTTCCTTTACTTGCTAGAGCTTGCCGACGACGGCTGGCAGCGCGTCTTCATCGTGGTGCTCGCGGTCGTGGGCAATGACACGGGCGCTCTCGTCTCGGGTATGTGGCTCGGCAGACACAAGCTTCTCGAGCGCGTGAGCCCAGCCAAGACATGGGAGGGCGCCATCGGAGGGGTACTTCTTGGCACCCTCGTCGCGTCCGGCGCCGCGTGGTACTTCTTTGAAGGGCGCTGGTACATCGGCGCCGCGGTGGGTGCAGCGTCGGCTGTTGCCGCCGTCATCGGTGACCTCGCCGAGAGCTCGCTCAAGCGCGACATTCGGGTCAAGGACATGTCGCATGCGCTGCCGGGTCATGGCGGAATCCTCGACAGGATCGACTCGCTGCTGTTTGCCGCCCCGGTGGGCTACGTCGTGTTCGCGATCTTCCTTGGCACCCTAGGCGGTGGCGGACTGTGA
- the pyrH gene encoding UMP kinase: protein MPDVTDESGSVPPAARRVLLKLSGEMFGGGAVGLDPIVVRRVAEEIAVAVREGVEVAIVVGGGNFFRGAELSASGMERARADYMGMLGTVMNALALQDFLEQAGVATRVQTAITMGQVAEPYIPLRAIRHLQKGRVVIFAAGAGMPYFSTDTVSVQRALETGCTEVIVGKNGVDAVYSADPRQDANAVRLEHVTYRDALQQRLNVLDSAAFSLGMENGLPMVVFGLEEPGNVTRALTGERIGTLVTP from the coding sequence ATGCCCGATGTCACCGATGAGTCGGGCTCCGTCCCTCCCGCGGCGCGGCGCGTTCTGCTGAAGCTCTCTGGCGAGATGTTCGGTGGCGGCGCAGTCGGTCTCGACCCGATCGTCGTGCGACGTGTTGCAGAAGAGATCGCTGTCGCGGTGCGCGAGGGTGTAGAAGTCGCCATCGTCGTCGGCGGCGGAAACTTCTTCCGTGGCGCAGAGCTGAGCGCCTCCGGCATGGAACGGGCGCGCGCCGACTACATGGGCATGTTGGGCACGGTGATGAACGCTCTCGCGCTCCAGGACTTCTTGGAGCAAGCGGGTGTCGCCACGCGTGTGCAGACGGCCATCACCATGGGTCAAGTCGCCGAGCCCTACATCCCATTGCGCGCGATTAGGCACCTGCAAAAGGGCCGCGTCGTGATTTTTGCAGCCGGTGCGGGCATGCCGTACTTCTCGACCGACACCGTGTCGGTGCAAAGGGCGCTCGAGACCGGTTGCACTGAAGTGATTGTGGGCAAGAACGGCGTGGACGCCGTGTACTCGGCCGACCCGCGTCAGGACGCCAACGCAGTGCGACTTGAGCACGTGACCTACCGGGACGCGCTCCAACAGCGTTTGAACGTTCTGGATTCTGCGGCGTTTAGCCTAGGGATGGAGAACGGTCTGCCGATGGTGGTGTTCGGGCTTGAAGAGCCTGGCAATGTCACGCGGGCGCTGACCGGTGAGAGAATTGGCACGCTGGTCACCCCCTAG
- the frr gene encoding ribosome recycling factor, translated as MIDEILLDAEENMDNAVEVAKDNMAGIRTGHASTAMFANIAVEYYGAPTPLQQLASITIPEPRTVVIGPYDATSKKDIESALRKSDLGVNPSDDGQVLRINMPALTEERRRDYVKLAKQRAEDSRVTVRNMRRKAKDQIDAAVKDGDIGEDEGSRAEKELDSLTKKHVDAIDALLAHKESELLEV; from the coding sequence GTGATTGACGAGATCCTCCTTGACGCTGAGGAGAACATGGACAACGCGGTGGAAGTCGCGAAGGACAACATGGCTGGCATTCGCACTGGTCATGCCTCGACCGCCATGTTCGCCAACATCGCCGTCGAGTACTACGGGGCGCCCACGCCGCTGCAGCAGTTGGCGTCGATCACGATTCCCGAGCCGCGCACGGTGGTGATTGGTCCCTACGACGCCACGTCAAAGAAGGACATCGAGTCGGCTCTGCGCAAGTCCGACCTCGGAGTGAACCCGTCAGATGATGGTCAGGTGTTGCGCATCAACATGCCGGCGCTCACGGAGGAACGGCGTCGCGATTACGTCAAGCTCGCCAAGCAGCGTGCGGAAGACTCGCGGGTGACCGTTCGCAACATGCGCCGCAAGGCGAAGGACCAGATCGACGCCGCCGTCAAAGACGGAGACATCGGCGAGGATGAGGGCTCTCGCGCAGAGAAGGAACTTGACTCCTTGACCAAGAAGCACGTTGATGCGATCGACGCTCTGCTTGCCCACAAGGAGAGCGAGCTGCTCGAGGTCTGA
- the tsf gene encoding translation elongation factor Ts — MANYTVADIQTLRERTGAGMLDVKKALDEADGNLDAAVDVLRIKGLKGVSKREGRSASEGLVATHIAEGGAGQVGTLIEINSETDFVAKNDKFVSLADAVLKAVVDAGAADLDAALAAPIDGKTVKEFVDENAGVLGEKIVLRRVARIEAPVVVDYLHKTNKDLPAQVGVLVGSDAKAGDVARDIAMHIAAYSPLYLTRDEVPGDVVDNERRVAEETSRNEGKPEAALPKIVEGRMNGFYKENVLVEQAFAKDPKTTVGKVVEAAGGEVVAFARFRVGA; from the coding sequence ATGGCGAACTACACCGTTGCCGACATCCAGACCCTGCGTGAGCGCACTGGCGCTGGAATGCTCGACGTGAAGAAGGCGCTCGACGAAGCTGACGGCAACCTCGACGCCGCCGTTGACGTCTTGCGCATCAAGGGCCTCAAGGGCGTGAGCAAGCGCGAAGGGCGTTCGGCCTCAGAGGGCTTGGTCGCCACCCACATCGCAGAGGGCGGTGCTGGCCAGGTGGGGACACTCATCGAGATCAACTCCGAGACAGACTTCGTCGCCAAGAACGACAAGTTCGTGTCGCTGGCGGACGCCGTGCTGAAGGCCGTCGTCGACGCTGGCGCAGCCGACCTTGATGCCGCTCTTGCGGCTCCGATCGATGGCAAGACCGTCAAGGAGTTCGTAGACGAGAACGCTGGCGTGCTTGGCGAGAAGATCGTGCTGCGTCGCGTGGCACGCATCGAAGCTCCCGTGGTCGTTGACTATCTCCACAAGACCAACAAGGACCTTCCCGCGCAGGTCGGCGTCTTGGTCGGCTCTGACGCGAAGGCTGGCGACGTGGCACGCGACATTGCGATGCACATCGCTGCGTACTCGCCGCTCTACTTGACGCGCGACGAGGTTCCCGGCGACGTCGTGGACAACGAGCGCCGTGTCGCGGAAGAGACCTCGCGGAACGAGGGCAAGCCGGAGGCGGCTCTGCCTAAGATCGTCGAGGGCCGCATGAACGGCTTCTACAAGGAGAACGTGCTTGTTGAGCAGGCATTTGCCAAGGACCCCAAGACCACGGTCGGTAAGGTCGTTGAGGCAGCGGGCGGCGAGGTAGTCGCCTTCGCCCGTTTCCGTGTGGGAGCCTAA
- a CDS encoding DivIVA domain-containing protein, whose amino-acid sequence MRDLFPHAGFLRTGYHRGQVDEFFDKARSAYERPMLDDGGLTALDVRRAAFDLKRGGYKTAAVDGALDRLEAAFATRAREQYVRANGQDAWMGQLAQRAQVLYPRLRRPKGQRFRPPVKSRHGYDAREVDELIERLIAFFDAGASLTAEDLRHVTFKRRGKRGAYDEPTVDAFLARAVDVLMGVQ is encoded by the coding sequence ATGAGGGACCTGTTTCCGCACGCCGGATTCTTGCGGACCGGGTACCACCGCGGCCAGGTGGACGAGTTCTTTGACAAGGCGCGCAGTGCTTACGAGCGGCCGATGCTCGACGACGGCGGGCTCACGGCCCTCGACGTGCGTCGCGCCGCCTTTGACCTGAAGCGCGGAGGCTACAAGACCGCTGCCGTCGACGGCGCACTCGACAGGCTCGAGGCAGCCTTCGCCACCAGGGCGCGTGAGCAGTATGTCCGTGCCAACGGCCAAGACGCCTGGATGGGCCAGCTCGCGCAACGCGCGCAAGTGCTGTACCCGCGTTTGCGCCGCCCCAAAGGCCAGCGCTTCCGCCCTCCTGTCAAGTCCCGCCACGGTTACGATGCTCGCGAGGTCGACGAACTGATCGAGAGGCTCATCGCCTTCTTCGACGCGGGCGCAAGCCTCACGGCCGAGGATCTTCGCCACGTCACATTCAAGCGCCGCGGCAAACGAGGCGCCTATGACGAACCTACGGTTGACGCCTTCTTGGCCCGCGCGGTCGATGTCTTGATGGGTGTTCAGTGA
- the rpsB gene encoding 30S ribosomal protein S2 — MAVVTMREMLDAGVHFGHQTSRWNPKMKRFILTERNGNYIIDLQQSLAKIDAAYEFVRETVAHGGTVLFVGTKRQAQSTIAEQAARVGMPYVNERWLGGMLTNFQTVSKRVARLKELEEVDFDDVAGSGHTKKELLILRREKDKLSKVLSGIRDMSKTPSIVWIVDTNKEHLAVDEAKKLGIPIVGILDSNCDPDSVQYGIPGNDDAIRSVGLLTRVISDAIAEGIKQRHAVKAGDGAEPTAATEPLAEWEQELLDGAEKAEEKTADAPTEGVSDTDIVAKTAQPIMDEAETSEVLAAVDGDDTTAQTVKPAQKKAAEGVPAPAAAKKAAAAADKAAKNPEAEEAVSTDADKKPAAENVPDTEKKAAAKPATKKPAAAKADEK; from the coding sequence ATGGCAGTCGTCACGATGCGCGAAATGCTGGACGCCGGTGTGCACTTTGGACACCAGACCAGCCGCTGGAACCCCAAGATGAAGCGATTCATCCTCACCGAGCGCAACGGCAACTACATCATTGACCTGCAGCAGTCGCTTGCGAAGATCGATGCCGCGTATGAGTTCGTACGCGAAACCGTCGCTCACGGTGGCACGGTGCTGTTCGTCGGCACCAAGCGTCAGGCGCAGTCGACCATCGCCGAGCAGGCGGCCCGCGTCGGCATGCCCTACGTGAACGAGCGTTGGCTCGGCGGCATGCTGACCAACTTCCAGACGGTTAGCAAGCGCGTCGCGCGCCTCAAGGAACTTGAAGAGGTCGACTTCGACGACGTCGCCGGCTCCGGTCACACCAAGAAGGAACTGTTGATCCTTCGTCGTGAGAAGGACAAGTTGTCCAAGGTTCTTAGTGGCATCCGCGACATGTCCAAGACGCCTTCCATCGTGTGGATTGTCGACACGAACAAGGAGCACCTCGCGGTTGACGAGGCCAAGAAGCTTGGCATCCCGATCGTCGGCATCCTCGACTCCAACTGCGACCCCGACTCGGTGCAGTACGGCATCCCCGGTAACGACGACGCGATCCGCTCTGTCGGCCTGCTGACCCGTGTGATCTCCGACGCGATTGCCGAGGGCATCAAGCAGCGCCACGCCGTCAAGGCTGGCGACGGAGCCGAGCCCACCGCAGCAACAGAGCCTCTCGCCGAGTGGGAGCAGGAACTGCTCGATGGAGCGGAAAAGGCCGAGGAGAAGACCGCTGACGCCCCGACCGAAGGCGTCTCCGACACGGACATCGTCGCCAAGACGGCACAGCCGATCATGGACGAGGCAGAGACCTCCGAAGTCCTGGCCGCTGTCGACGGAGACGACACCACGGCCCAGACCGTCAAGCCCGCTCAGAAGAAGGCCGCCGAAGGCGTGCCAGCGCCCGCCGCTGCCAAGAAGGCAGCAGCGGCCGCCGACAAGGCAGCGAAGAACCCTGAGGCTGAAGAAGCAGTGAGCACCGACGCCGACAAGAAGCCTGCGGCCGAGAACGTTCCTGACACCGAGAAGAAGGCTGCTGCCAAGCCGGCCACCAAGAAGCCTGCGGCTGCCAAAGCCGACGAGAAGTAA